In Paenibacillus algicola, a genomic segment contains:
- a CDS encoding DUF2309 domain-containing protein, with the protein MEQSLNKQELEQFIASRTGAAVGDIRLVLKHEEAYLQKAHQGAKGEVDIDSDDLVDYVLEQRDVSLSELVVEQILDSEMDYLVSKGLAGYLD; encoded by the coding sequence ATGGAGCAATCATTAAACAAGCAGGAGCTGGAACAATTTATCGCGTCCCGGACGGGTGCGGCGGTGGGAGATATCCGTCTTGTGCTGAAGCATGAGGAGGCTTATCTGCAAAAAGCGCATCAGGGCGCCAAGGGTGAGGTCGATATTGACAGCGACGACCTGGTGGATTATGTGCTGGAGCAGCGGGACGTCTCTCTCAGCGAGCTTGTCGTAGAGCAAATTCTGGACAGCGAGATGGACTACCTGGTGTCCAAAGGGCTCGCAGGCTATCTCGACTAG